CGCGTTTGAAGTATGCGGCACCGCTGACTTCCTTTTTTCTTGGCCTGTGGATGATCGTGTCCGGGCTGGGTAGCGCTGTGGCGCGCCTGATTGCTGGAGATACGCACACTGCGGGGCTTGAGTTCCGGCACGCGTTCGCCCCGTTGACCCGCATGGGGGCGGTGCGCAGGGGCCGGAAATCGGTGCGGCGTATCCGGAAGGTTCCTCGTTCGAGTGTGAACAGGCTTCTGGTGGGCCGTGCGCAATACAGAGACCACGAGCGGGCTATCCGCGACGGGTTGATGTTGCATGATGCTGAAGCCCAAGCGGATCAGACAACGCGTGCCGAAGCCAGCGGTGACGATGATTCCTTTGAGGCCGCGGCCGCCGATGGCCGTACGACCCGCGGCGTTGCTGCCGGGGTGATCGCGGTGGCTCTCGCCGCGATCGTTGGCGCGGTGACGTTCCGTGGCGCGATCATGGCTAAGGGCATCGCAGGTGGAGCGTTGTTGACGCCGAATGATTCGCTGTCACAGATGTGGCATGCCGCGGTTTCGCCGTGGTCCACCGAGATGTTCGGTATGGCCTCTGGGCCGGATGCTTTCGCTGGGATCTTGTTCTGGCTTGCACTCATCAGCGGCGGTAACGCTCCGATGGGTATTGTGGTCGCCTATTTCTTAGCTTTGCCGGCTGCCGCGTTCACGATGTGGTGGGCTCTGCGTCTGGTCACGCGCGCTCCGGCTTTCCGCGGCATCGGCGCGTTGCTGTGGGCTTTGGCTCCGGTGTTCGCGGTTGATTTGACGCAAGGCCGGATCGCTCCCGCGTTGGTGCATGTTGTTCTCCCGCTGTTGGTGTATGCGTTGGCGCGCGCGGTAGGTGTTCGTGGCGCGGTGGGCGTTGCCTCCTATTCGGAGAATGAAGGGCTGTCCTCGTGGCCTTCGGCTGTTTTCGCGAGTGTTCTTGCCGTTGTGGTGGTTGCCGCTGAGCCGTTGTGGCTGGTCCCGCTTGTAGTCTTCACGCTGGTTGCCGCCGTGGTTTCTCGCCGGGCTCGGGTGTTGGCGTGGGTTCCTGCTCCTGCGTTGATCGCTTCCGCCCCTACGATCCTTGATGCGATCCGCACCCCGCGGATTGCTTTGGCGCAACCTGGCTTGCCGCTGCCGGGTGAGCCGACGCCTGCGTGGCAGGCTTTGCTGGGTTTCCCATCGGGTTTCGATGCGGGCTCTACCGTGACGGGGTGGGGGTGGCTTCCTGGAGGTCATGGAGCGCTGATCGTTGCGCTGGCGTGCGGTGTTCCGTTGCTGCTGATGGGCTTGATAGGCCTGGTTGCTCCGCTCAAGCGGGCTACGTGGATCCGAGTGTTTGCGTTGGTAGCGTTGGTTGTGTTCGCGGCATCGGTTGCTGCGAGCTGGCTGGTTGCCTCCACTGTTGGTGGGCAACGCACCCACTATTACGTGGGTTCCGCGGTGAGCCTCGTGTGGCTCGCTTTTGTGTTCTCGGCCGGCGCGATGCGTGAGGCGGGGACTGTACGGATCCGGGCGCACGTGCAGCGGACACGGTGGACGGGCAGGCTGGTTGCTTACTCGGTCATGGTCACGATGCTGGTGAGTGGGACCACCTGGCTGGCTCCGATGACGCAATCGGATGCGGTTTCTCAGGATGCTGACCGTGGTCTGGGGATGCAGCCTGCTGTTCACGCTGTGGAGGAAACCACGCTTCCGGTCACAGCAGCTGACCGCGGTGTGGGGCCGTTTGAGGAACGCACCCTTGTTCTATCCGGTGCCCAGGATGGTCTCTTCCGCGCCAATATCGTGACCGGTGATGGCTTGCATCTGGAAGAGGTGCGTTTACGTCCGCACGCGAGCACCTTGGGTGGCAGCGTGTTGGATCCGTCTGGCACCGTGATCGCTGAGGCGCCGAAGGCTCAAAACCTGGCCAAGGAAGCTGTTGCCGGTTTGGTTTCCGGTGACGGCGGCGATGCCGCTGAAACGCTAAGGCAACTGGGTGTTGGCTACATCGTGATGAAGGCTGCACCTAATAATGGAAGTGTTGCGAAGAACCTGGATTCGATCCCGGGTATCGCCGCGGTGACACGTGGCGAGCGGTCACCGGCCTGGTTGTGGCAAGTGGACACCTCGGAGGCGACTCAGGAGCTCTATGAGCTGACGGGCTCTGTCACTTCTCGCGTACGCGTTGAGGCCGCTGATGGCACGATGCTGCAGCTGCTCAAGAGCGAACACGGCGCGGTGACAGATCAGAAGATTGAGACCACGCAAGCTGGCTCGGAAGGTTCTGGCCGCTTGGTGGTCATGGCAGAGAACTTCGATTCCGGTTGGAGCGCAAGCCTCAACGGTAAAGATCTGCAACCACAGAAATACAAGGGCTGGATGCAGGCCTTCGAGTTGCCTGTAGAGGACGGCACGTTGAATATTACGTATTCGACGTGGTGGCAGACCCCGTGGCTGATTCTTTCGGCGATCGTAGCGGCGTTCTGTGCGTTGTCGATGATGCCGATGCCGCGCGGATGGCGCAACCGCGTCCGCTACGTGCCGGTCTACCGTGAGCCATACGATCCGGATGCGGTAGCAACAAACGCGCCGGATGCGGAAGCAACGGACACGCCGGAGCATGCAGCTGAGCCTGAACTAGCAGATGAATCTGAACCAGCAACTGAACCCGACCCAGCAGATGAATCTGGTCCAGCAGGTGTGTCAGAGACTGACCTAGTGGAGGAGGGTGAGCGTGAGCGAAAAGAAGACTGACGATCCAGCGCCTCGCACCGCGCGGTCGCGTTCGAAGGTTGTTCTCGCCGCCGCCACTGGTGCGTTGCTCGTTGCAGGTTTCGGTGCTGTTTCGGTGGCTGATCATTTCTTAGCCCCGGACACAGACGGGGAGCCGGTGGCGATCGCTGCGACCTCGTTGCCGGTTTCTGAAAGCACACTTGTGTGCGGGCCTACTATCGCGGCGGCTTCCACCAATCAGGGGGCCACGGATTCTGCCTACGCGCCTGGCGCTGACCACGCGTCCTCCACGTTGCGCGGCATAGCTTTAGGGGACCGGGGTATGCGCGTTCCTGGGGCGCGCATCGTAAGCGGGGATAAGACTGAGCAGGTTTCGAAGGATCTTCCGGAACAGGAAGCTCTCAAGGTCGCAACGCGTAACGAACAGGGCCTGTCTGGAACGAAGGCCGTTGGCAAGGGTGGTGTGAAGGCCAACGATTCGGCGTGGTTCACGGTTCAGGGGCTCGGCGGTAATGCTTCACCGGCGGCGGGTGTGCGTACTATCCGGCAGAAGGATGGGGACCTGGAAGGTTTCGCGAGTGTGCCGTGCACGGCACCTTCTACGTCACACACGATTGTGGGTGGCTCTACAACGTTGGGGCATGCCGCTGTTTTGGTGGTGACTAACACGCAACAGGCGACCGCTACGGTGCAGGTCGATGTCTCTACCAAGGATGGGGTGAGCTCGGCTGGAATCCCGCAGTTCACGCTCAACCCGGGCGATACTCGCACGATCAACCTGGCCTCGGCTGCCTCTGATGCCGATGCGGTCGCGGTCACGGTGAATTCTTCGGGCTCGCCTGTGCGTGCCGCTGTGGCTCAGACCGCGCTCAGAGGTTTGGTTCCCGGTGGTATCGACAGTGTTGAGGCTCAAGCCGAGCTGGGTCAGAAGGTGATCATCCCGGGTGTTCAGGCTCAAGACCCTGCGGCTGACCGTTCCGCACGCCGCACTGAGGAAGCAGGGGATCTGACCCCCTCCGTCATCCTCTACAACCCGGCGGCTAAGAAAACTCAGGCCACCGTGACGGCGGTGCGCGATAACGGCACGTCTGTTGACCTCGGCTCAGTGGCCTTGGAAGGGCGCAGCGTGGGCAGTGTTGCTACGGATGCTTTGCCGGCGGGCACCTATTCGATCGTGGTTGAGGCGGATACTTCGGTTGCTGCGACCGCGCGGCTACTTCGCGGACAGGACGCCGATAAGGCCCACGACGTGGCATATATCCCTGGCACCTCAGCGCTGGGCAACCAGAACCTGGTTGCGCTTCCGGAGCAGGGGGCGGCGCGGTTGAGGATCTTCGCAGACCACGATGCGGTGGTTACGGTCACGCCGGTCTTAGGTAACGGCACGCTCGGTAAAGCTCAGCGCGTTGAAGTCGCTGCCCAGCGCACGGTTGAAGTCGAGCCAGCTAAGAACGCGGTGGGCTTGCACGTTGCCTCTAGCCGCGGAGAAGCCTACGCATCGGTTGTGACTACCGACGGCGTGGGAATCGCTGCGATGAATGTTCTCAACACGGATCAATCCAACGCTGCAGTGCGGGTGGATCTGAACCCGGTTGCTCCGCGATCCGTAAGCGGCGAATACTAGAAACCGCGGGCTACCGGTATCTAACGGTGAGGGCCTGTCCCATAGATCGGGTCGATCTCTTCAGGCGGGACGTTGAGGAACTCACTCACGAGCTCAATCACAACGTCAGCGACGATGTGCGCCAAGTGGTGCTCATCCACAGCCGAGGTCTCGATCGGTCTGCGAAACAACACCACATGGCGTGTGCTGCGGTGTGGGTTCCGGCGCTCTTGCCTCACTGTTGCAACCCCGAGCGGGACCGTTTCACCGCGGGCGGTAGCCCGCTCCAGGGACGCGGAGCTCGGTACGGTCCGCACCGCAAAATTGATGCCTTGAAGCTCATCTGCCCACGTTTCGAAAAGCCGGTCAACAACCTCCCACATGATCTGTTCAACCCGCTGATTCCGGCGCTCAGCACCAGGCGACATCGGCGGTAGGACGTTTCCACGCCATCGCCCACGCACATCGGCGCGGCGACGTTGAACGCCTCCACTGACTGCCCGCGAAGCCAACGAACCTTCTCTGAGTGGGTGTGGATCGATTCTCCAGCTCATACCGCCAGCATATCCACGCCCAACCGATACCCAGAAGGTTGAGCCCAAAAGGTTGAGCCCAAAAGGTTGAGTCTAGAACCATTGAGCAGAGTCACGCATCAGTTTCCGGCCCTGCCTCCACCTCTTTACCTAACGCGACTAGTACGCTATCAAGCGTGGAATCTCAACGTTTTTGTTCTCGTCCAGGGTGCCGCAGGGAAGCGTACGCAACCTTGACGTATGCGTACGCAGACTCCACCGCCGTGCTCGGCCCATTGGCTCTGAAAGTGGAGCCGCACGCATACGATCTGTGCCGCCACCACGCCGACCGTCTATCGGTCCCGCTCGGCTGGGAGCTTCTGCGGCTAGACATCCCAGAGCAACGGAAACCACTGTCCAAGGACGACATGTATGCCCTGGCAGACGCCCTCCACCAAGAGGAACAGCGGGACCAGGAACAAGCTGAAAGGACAGCCCCGCGCCGCACACGCGAGCGCCTCGGCGGAGAGAACGCTCCGCCACCAGCCAAACCCGGCCTGCACTTGGTGCGTGATGACGACTAAAACCTCCACCGGCAGCGCCGAGCTCTAGATTTCTCTTTCAACGCCCCTCCTTTTAGCAATTCCGGGGCGGAAAGGACCCTTGATGTCGCTGAATACCCCTGATCCTTGGAAAGAGGACAGAGACGAGCAAAACCCGACGGGACCCAAAAGCCCTGCGACGCCTGAATCTCCGGCGGAGCCTGTGAACCTGAACGAAAGCCGTGATCTGAACCAAAGCCAGGAAGCGACCCAGGCGTTCCCGCCGGTGTCTGAGCATCCGCCAGCATCTGAGACCGCCGTGCTCGGGGCGCCACCGGCTTCAGAGCAGTCTGGGGATCAGGGCACGTATTTGCCTGTTTCGGAGAAGCCCACGCCTGGTTACAGCGATGAGACCTCGCATGAAACTGTTGCTGCGAGCCTCGACTATAAGCCGGTCTTCC
The Pseudoglutamicibacter albus DNA segment above includes these coding regions:
- a CDS encoding DUF3499 domain-containing protein, with product MESQRFCSRPGCRREAYATLTYAYADSTAVLGPLALKVEPHAYDLCRHHADRLSVPLGWELLRLDIPEQRKPLSKDDMYALADALHQEEQRDQEQAERTAPRRTRERLGGENAPPPAKPGLHLVRDDD
- a CDS encoding DUF5719 family protein, translating into MSEKKTDDPAPRTARSRSKVVLAAATGALLVAGFGAVSVADHFLAPDTDGEPVAIAATSLPVSESTLVCGPTIAAASTNQGATDSAYAPGADHASSTLRGIALGDRGMRVPGARIVSGDKTEQVSKDLPEQEALKVATRNEQGLSGTKAVGKGGVKANDSAWFTVQGLGGNASPAAGVRTIRQKDGDLEGFASVPCTAPSTSHTIVGGSTTLGHAAVLVVTNTQQATATVQVDVSTKDGVSSAGIPQFTLNPGDTRTINLASAASDADAVAVTVNSSGSPVRAAVAQTALRGLVPGGIDSVEAQAELGQKVIIPGVQAQDPAADRSARRTEEAGDLTPSVILYNPAAKKTQATVTAVRDNGTSVDLGSVALEGRSVGSVATDALPAGTYSIVVEADTSVAATARLLRGQDADKAHDVAYIPGTSALGNQNLVALPEQGAARLRIFADHDAVVTVTPVLGNGTLGKAQRVEVAAQRTVEVEPAKNAVGLHVASSRGEAYASVVTTDGVGIAAMNVLNTDQSNAAVRVDLNPVAPRSVSGEY
- a CDS encoding glycosyltransferase family 2 protein, which encodes MSSAAHVTAVVVTHDAASFLPATVEGLMTQTRPVDALYGVDTGSRDGSAQLLRELLPESAVVLEEPGTHFGAAVQRAVDHMPSQGESAAREWLWFIHDDSEPAADALELMLAEISKSESTAVAGAKQVDASDRVHLLDAGLSLTRHGERFAGVGLEEKDQGQYDMYTDRLGVNSAGMLFRRDVFEELGGFDPALPGVGDDVDLGRRAWLAGHRVVLVPGAYMFHRPDVVKDIAGEDAQYAAAKYTRLKYAAPLTSFFLGLWMIVSGLGSAVARLIAGDTHTAGLEFRHAFAPLTRMGAVRRGRKSVRRIRKVPRSSVNRLLVGRAQYRDHERAIRDGLMLHDAEAQADQTTRAEASGDDDSFEAAAADGRTTRGVAAGVIAVALAAIVGAVTFRGAIMAKGIAGGALLTPNDSLSQMWHAAVSPWSTEMFGMASGPDAFAGILFWLALISGGNAPMGIVVAYFLALPAAAFTMWWALRLVTRAPAFRGIGALLWALAPVFAVDLTQGRIAPALVHVVLPLLVYALARAVGVRGAVGVASYSENEGLSSWPSAVFASVLAVVVVAAEPLWLVPLVVFTLVAAVVSRRARVLAWVPAPALIASAPTILDAIRTPRIALAQPGLPLPGEPTPAWQALLGFPSGFDAGSTVTGWGWLPGGHGALIVALACGVPLLLMGLIGLVAPLKRATWIRVFALVALVVFAASVAASWLVASTVGGQRTHYYVGSAVSLVWLAFVFSAGAMREAGTVRIRAHVQRTRWTGRLVAYSVMVTMLVSGTTWLAPMTQSDAVSQDADRGLGMQPAVHAVEETTLPVTAADRGVGPFEERTLVLSGAQDGLFRANIVTGDGLHLEEVRLRPHASTLGGSVLDPSGTVIAEAPKAQNLAKEAVAGLVSGDGGDAAETLRQLGVGYIVMKAAPNNGSVAKNLDSIPGIAAVTRGERSPAWLWQVDTSEATQELYELTGSVTSRVRVEAADGTMLQLLKSEHGAVTDQKIETTQAGSEGSGRLVVMAENFDSGWSASLNGKDLQPQKYKGWMQAFELPVEDGTLNITYSTWWQTPWLILSAIVAAFCALSMMPMPRGWRNRVRYVPVYREPYDPDAVATNAPDAEATDTPEHAAEPELADESEPATEPDPADESGPAGVSETDLVEEGERERKED
- a CDS encoding metallopeptidase family protein; protein product: MSWRIDPHPLREGSLASRAVSGGVQRRRADVRGRWRGNVLPPMSPGAERRNQRVEQIMWEVVDRLFETWADELQGINFAVRTVPSSASLERATARGETVPLGVATVRQERRNPHRSTRHVVLFRRPIETSAVDEHHLAHIVADVVIELVSEFLNVPPEEIDPIYGTGPHR